The Lepeophtheirus salmonis chromosome 3, UVic_Lsal_1.4, whole genome shotgun sequence genomic interval ttttgatccaaGCTTCATCCTTTTAATTCATAGATATTAACATACAACTGTATTAAATCCTaagattaattgtttatgctacTTGTCAATTTCTAGATATAAACACATTGGATTTGAAGGAATGCACAAAGCCTAACGGAGCTACTTGTGAACACAAGTGTGATTCTACAAAGGACATGGTTTGTGGAACTGATGGACGAACGTACCCAAACACATGTTTTCTTCAAGTGGAGACATGCGAGTGAGTATCAGGGTTctatatcaatcaaaatattgtattttgattgtcttgtcttttatttttacttcaaaagcaaaaatcagaatgaatttacaaatttaaaattagtttttaaaaaatcttgccCAGAAAGTTTGAtgaagaaatcatttttatcatgTTTCCTGGAACAATATTGTTTTCTTGCCTGCCTCAACCTCCCCCctcattatttttctctatgGTACTCAAAGTTTTCGTCTACGAAAACAGAAACCAAAAATGTATGTCAATAATTATtggtataaaaaatagattcccttatttttttatgattcacaAATTTTTAGGTATTAATAATCGAAGATATATGAAACTTTTCATAGGAACTAAAGGAATATAAGAAAACTTTTATCCAATTTACCCCAAACATAGTATATTATAgcaattctttaaatttttttaattaattacccCCTCCCCTTCCTCCTCCAAGTAGAATTTGAGCATTCtaaaataatgaaacttttaattttttttaaatataattttgaaaatctgTGGGTGCGCTTCTCCTTGCAAATAAAGTTTCTTCATGGCTCCCCAAACTAAAGTTGATGAGTGATAAACTAATCTCATATTCGTAATgaggatatcaaaaatatatgcacAGTTTCtcttaatcatatatattttatttttataagatatcaCTATTGATATTGAAAAGGCAATATCGATATTGGGGGTGAAGcgatataatatattcaattaataattaccgTTGTATGGTAAGAACGTTACTACAGGAAGTTCCACTCCAGTTATGTAAGACATTAAGGCAATATTTAAATGAACCGAAAGTATTTctataaaagattatttaaatagtttttgaatataaatttatctaacTAAATACTATGCAATCAATTTTtagtttgaatactttttaacaaGTCATTCGgtaatttgacatttaatttcgattgttttaaacttttttaataattaatggatTCGCTAAGATAATTCtcaattgaaaaagttattaatatatctaaCTTCAACTATTGAAGGATCaaacttctataaaatatataacttaattatttttcctgttTTTCAGGTTTTTTCGAGACTGATGTGGTCAGACTGAGGTCTATAACCGTTGACtagtattaaaatgataaaactaaatatagcccgtggttttataaaaaaaatatatgaaattctttcttttttttttttttgtattttctaaaaaatcacGTTTCACAACGAGACTTGTCCAGAGCAAACTTGGATCAAAATGTATAACGGTGTGAGACCGATCTATGATTTCCATACTGAACCTCAATACCAGAGGTGGGAATATGTACTTACATTGCAAGTCCATTTTCGAGCCTTAGATTTATTTTGAACTCATTTCATCTTTATGAATAGGGTTTTAAGGCTGTTCTTGAGTTCAgtataaaatagttttcaaatccAAGTCGAGTCGTGAGTATTCCAGCTACCGAGTTTTTGGTTATGAGATCAATTCGAGTAGCAAGTATTAATTCCAAATCCCTACCGCTGCCCAATATTAATTTGAACATCCTTAGCTCGTCTCAAAAAGATAATATCCTATTCCCCCAAAATAGATTTGCTGTTTCAACTTCcatggtataattttttttttgtttacataattacatttacataataatatttgtttactaATTAGCCTAATGTatcataaaaagaatatattaaatgagtagtttttaatatttgtcatattttcttgctataaatgtatatcatatttacaTGTAtgcattacatattatatttatataattgaatccatATATATTAGGAAGGGAATTGAGTTGGCTCATTTGGGACATTGTTTGAACTCCACCGCTGTGGCCGAGGACTGTCCATCCTCTTGCTCAAAATCAGATCACTCAGGACCTATTTGTGCATCTAATGGCAATGTATATCCTTCTATTTGTGAAATGAAGCGTCAAACATGCGGGTAAATTGTTTGTGGAAATGtgatttgtattaattaattaatcatgtcTATGATTCAGGGAAGGAGTTGTTGAAATTAGTCGTAGTCATTGTGAATCTACAAGGCATTGTGATTCTGGATGTTGGCGAATTTCACGGCTCACTTGTGGATCTGATGGAAAGTTATACAATAACGGATGTCAAATGAAGAGGAAAAATTGTGGGTAAGTGGGTTTTACATGAATAGAAATGAAGgcatttaattttcaataaaaagaaaatatttataaaatacctattaataataaaatttatattagttattgTTACTTCTATTAATGGCTTTGTACCCTTACTGCTCAACTAGCATAATTCCACCCTTATGCCCTAAATACTCCTACTAACCTACATACATACTTTGAGAGCCTTTAAATCCATTTAACgataaaacaaaagaaaggcTGAGAAGtctgagagagaaaaaaaaatgtcagttAAATCAGTTTTCACCCCTCGAGCTCAATAAAGCAATGTATGGattgcaataattaattcattcatttactAGGCGACACGTATATGAAGCACCAGTTCCTTATTGCTTAAACAAAATGTACAGAACGAATTGCCCATTAGACTGTAGCCAAGAAGCCCGAAATCCCATTTGTGGAAGTGATGGACACCTCTATGATAATGAATGCCAACTCAAGAAAATGACATGCGGGTGAGTCGTTGTTCTATTGATATAGAGCTAAGGTCTTAGACGATTCCcaattttgagtaaattttcaatacaaaacTTAAGAAtagatttcatttatattttaaatctattttaatccaataaacaatgtatattacatagtatactatacttttattaagtaaaatacatcattaaagTAAGTTAATCGTCTATATACAATATAGCTTTTGCCTATCTCTAAAATGAAAACTTAACTAGAATTCAGGGATACATTAGTATAGCCTAGAATCGTAGTTGGTTTGGAAATTGGATTCAATTCCAATTTACTAAGGTAGAAATGGAATTGTGAATCCCGATTTCCTATATTTCTGGAATCATCTAAGTCTTATATCTACCTAATAGTGGgttatatgcatttttatagaattaatcgGTTCTTTTTGTCACGATAGATTCCCTCTTACTCGCTATGAGAATATTGTACCTGTTGATAGAGAAAAGTGTGCATCAAAGGAAGCAATGTGCTCAAAAATTACTTGTAGTAATGAACGTGACGAAGTTTGTGGAAATGATGGTGTGACCTACAAGAATGTTTGTCATCTTCGTAAAGCCACTTGCTACTCTGGTATAGAAAAGTCTCACAATGGAGCGTGTATGTCTATGAGTGAGAATAGATCTGAGAATTGCCCCAAATCATGTCCTAAAGTGGCAAATGAGGACCGAAAAAAGGAGCTCACCTGTGGATCCGACGGAAATATTTACAAGTATGAACTatcttaaatgaaaataatttatgattataatataaatgacaCTCTCTTAGATCTGAGTGTGAAATGAAGAAAGCAACTTGTGGAATGAAAGTCGTAAAGACAGCTAATTTGAATAGTTGTGAGGGATCAAAGTACTGCAATGCAGATTGTGATGTAGGCAGAAAGccaagaaatatgaaaatggtTTGTGGATCAGATTCTCAATTTTACAGGAACGAAtgtgaaatgaagaaaataaactgcgggtaattatttataagagtACAATAGGAAAGCTATTGTAACTATTTtacaatgattatttatttgaaaaattataggaAGCATATGTATGTCGCTCCAATTACGCAATGCCTTTCAAACTTCAAGTTTCAATT includes:
- the LOC121114472 gene encoding agrin gives rise to the protein MRMMMGNKMMNNNNLFTLGFLLLSIGATPSLGAGRWRALTCPKYCSDDVEPVCGSDKVIYKSDCSMRVEKCGGDINTLDLKECTKPNGATCEHKCDSTKDMVCGTDGRTYPNTCFLQVETCEKGIELAHLGHCLNSTAVAEDCPSSCSKSDHSGPICASNGNVYPSICEMKRQTCGEGVVEISRSHCESTRHCDSGCWRISRLTCGSDGKLYNNGCQMKRKNCGRHVYEAPVPYCLNKMYRTNCPLDCSQEARNPICGSDGHLYDNECQLKKMTCGFPLTRYENIVPVDREKCASKEAMCSKITCSNERDEVCGNDGVTYKNVCHLRKATCYSGIEKSHNGACMSMSENRSENCPKSCPKVANEDRKKELTCGSDGNIYKSECEMKKATCGMKVVKTANLNSCEGSKYCNADCDVGRKPRNMKMVCGSDSQFYRNECEMKKINCGKHMYVAPITQCLSNFKFQFNGCGRVCPDSYDPICGTDNKTYSNQCFMEMENCRARSLGGVRRKYFGKCGEPRQRARHYLYR